A genomic stretch from Sulfuricurvum sp. includes:
- a CDS encoding HIT domain-containing protein, translating into MENTLYAPWRNEYVAGSNVDGCVFCHISEHPELDNDHHVLYRDEFCFMVMNRYPYTPGHFMIIPHHHTDALEALDPATWLHMSGLAQRGVKMLKESLNAHGVNIGMNLGKAGGAGIAEHIHLHLVPRWERDTNFITSIAQTRVYSTDFERIYHKLRDLLPQYL; encoded by the coding sequence ATGGAAAATACTTTATACGCTCCATGGCGGAATGAATACGTAGCCGGCAGTAATGTGGATGGGTGTGTGTTTTGTCATATTAGCGAGCATCCGGAACTTGATAATGACCACCATGTTCTCTACCGTGATGAGTTTTGTTTTATGGTGATGAACCGCTACCCCTATACCCCAGGTCATTTTATGATTATCCCTCACCATCATACCGATGCGCTGGAAGCACTAGATCCTGCGACATGGTTGCATATGAGTGGATTAGCACAACGTGGTGTTAAAATGCTCAAAGAGTCTTTGAACGCACATGGGGTAAATATCGGGATGAATTTAGGGAAAGCAGGGGGGGCAGGGATAGCGGAACATATCCATCTTCACCTTGTCCCGCGATGGGAGAGAGATACGAATTTCATCACTTCAATTGCTCAAACACGAGTCTATTCGACCGATTTTGAGCGAATCTATCATAAGCTTCGTGATTTATTGCCACAATACCTCTAA
- a CDS encoding alpha/beta hydrolase yields MAVKSLKYKGTTFSISYEIIHPMNSRDIVFLHGWGSSKTLMKQAFTNYLPKLRHIYIDMPGFGASESTMALTTEEYATIIELLLSEIGAHKEIIVGHSFGGKVATLLNPKLLILVASAGILVPKPFKIRAKIALYKILKSTGLTSLRSLFVAPDAKGMSEEMYQTFKNVVNEDFTSHFASFKGKALLCFGKRDTATPLWAGEAIQKLIPNSRLVTFEGDHYFLFQEGKKIAEEIEKSL; encoded by the coding sequence GTGGCGGTAAAATCGCTTAAATACAAAGGGACAACCTTTTCCATCAGCTATGAAATTATTCACCCTATGAACTCACGGGATATTGTTTTTTTGCATGGTTGGGGCTCTTCTAAAACGTTAATGAAGCAGGCGTTTACGAACTATCTTCCTAAATTGCGCCATATTTATATCGATATGCCCGGATTTGGTGCGAGTGAGTCTACTATGGCACTTACAACCGAAGAATATGCCACTATTATTGAATTATTATTAAGTGAAATTGGTGCGCATAAAGAGATAATCGTAGGTCATTCGTTTGGTGGAAAAGTAGCGACATTGCTCAATCCAAAGCTTTTAATTTTAGTAGCATCAGCGGGAATATTAGTCCCGAAACCATTTAAAATCCGTGCCAAAATTGCCCTTTATAAAATTCTAAAATCGACAGGACTCACGTCGTTGCGTTCCCTTTTTGTTGCCCCCGATGCGAAGGGGATGAGCGAGGAGATGTATCAGACCTTTAAAAATGTTGTGAATGAAGATTTTACGAGTCATTTCGCGAGTTTTAAAGGTAAAGCTCTTTTGTGTTTTGGTAAACGTGATACCGCTACACCGTTATGGGCGGGAGAAGCTATCCAAAAACTTATCCCCAATTCCCGTTTAGTAACGTTTGAAGGGGATCACTATTTTCTTTTCCAAGAGGGGAAAAAGATAGCCGAAGAGATAGAGAAAAGTTTATAG
- a CDS encoding OmpA family protein codes for MFHHPHKSAKALSVIALFVFAVQASAIDQHCIDRHEYCPEQYKKTTYSTTYQEINKEKATPVAVTTPPVTPIPAPIVAQVPLDDDHDGIINTLDACPNTPSGYKVDSKGCPKSVTLHINFAFASNIIPSSADKDIEKLITFMQESPACTISIVGHTDIIGTDARNQPRSEARAKALADKLIASGINSTRIQSSGKGSKEPIATNTTDEGRAQNRRLEVTIK; via the coding sequence ATGTTCCATCATCCACATAAATCTGCCAAAGCATTGTCAGTCATTGCTCTTTTTGTATTTGCGGTTCAAGCCTCAGCTATTGATCAACACTGTATCGATCGTCACGAATATTGCCCTGAACAATATAAAAAGACCACCTATTCTACAACCTATCAAGAGATTAATAAAGAAAAAGCTACACCCGTTGCAGTTACTACTCCGCCAGTGACACCGATACCTGCACCCATAGTTGCACAAGTGCCACTCGATGATGATCATGACGGTATTATTAACACACTAGATGCTTGTCCGAACACCCCTAGTGGATATAAAGTCGATAGTAAAGGATGCCCGAAAAGTGTTACTCTTCATATCAATTTTGCTTTTGCATCCAATATTATCCCTTCATCTGCAGACAAAGATATAGAAAAATTAATTACTTTTATGCAAGAAAGTCCGGCATGCACAATATCAATCGTTGGTCATACTGATATTATTGGAACCGATGCACGCAATCAACCACGTTCTGAAGCACGTGCAAAAGCGTTAGCGGATAAACTCATTGCGTCTGGAATAAATTCTACACGTATCCAATCCTCTGGTAAAGGGTCGAAAGAGCCTATCGCAACAAATACAACCGATGAAGGGCGTGCACAAAACCGTCGCCTTGAGGTTACTATCAAATAA
- a CDS encoding TolC family outer membrane protein — MKNKWAIAATFSLCAISALHALSLQEGVDEILNTNPIVQERLHNYRGTLEDLRTTEAQYLPSLDYSGTIGREKTKSPSTGFNSVSLNGYEHSLQLTQNLFNGFGTMYESDYNKARLLAAAYNYVENANDASFNFVTAYINALKARDIVKIAESNVQYNKVISIKVDKLFKAGMTTRSEVEKAETSLSLAESNYVVSQNNLDDALFNLERIYGKSVKANELESLIFEGQIPDSLEEMREYAQLHNPSVMVTDYNIKAARAQKLSLQKNYYPKIDAFARQSWANNVGGLEGNDERTKLGINLSYNLYRGGADESQIQKSLSKMNQETEIKRDVLRKLDEQGSLSWSAKENLQRQITYLKRYETTSKKTLELYEKEYDLGRRTLLDLTTAQNDHVSSQTQIVRAEHDLLLAHYRILDAMGSMVSTILGTQSVTNFERVGLKSLDNRLDNDDRIENLIVADRKIEKYKKDKQQK; from the coding sequence ATGAAAAACAAATGGGCTATTGCTGCAACATTTTCACTGTGTGCAATTTCAGCACTTCATGCACTCTCATTGCAAGAGGGAGTAGATGAAATTTTAAACACAAATCCTATCGTTCAAGAGCGTCTCCATAATTACCGAGGAACGCTAGAAGACCTACGAACAACGGAAGCACAATATTTGCCTTCTCTTGATTATTCCGGGACTATCGGTCGTGAGAAAACAAAATCTCCAAGTACTGGTTTTAACAGTGTCTCGTTAAATGGGTATGAACATTCACTTCAATTGACACAAAATCTTTTTAACGGTTTTGGGACAATGTATGAGTCCGATTATAACAAAGCACGTCTTTTAGCAGCAGCTTATAATTATGTTGAAAATGCAAATGACGCATCCTTTAATTTTGTCACCGCGTATATCAATGCGTTAAAAGCACGTGATATTGTCAAAATTGCAGAATCAAACGTACAATACAATAAAGTGATTTCGATAAAGGTAGATAAGCTTTTTAAAGCAGGTATGACAACTCGTTCTGAAGTTGAAAAAGCGGAAACATCTCTTTCATTGGCAGAATCTAATTATGTTGTGTCTCAAAATAATTTGGACGATGCCCTTTTTAACTTGGAACGTATTTATGGTAAAAGTGTTAAAGCAAATGAACTAGAGTCATTGATCTTTGAGGGCCAAATACCTGATTCCTTGGAAGAGATGCGCGAATACGCGCAATTGCATAATCCCTCTGTAATGGTAACCGATTACAATATTAAAGCAGCACGCGCTCAAAAACTTTCGTTGCAAAAAAACTATTATCCGAAAATTGATGCTTTTGCGCGTCAAAGTTGGGCTAATAATGTGGGTGGATTAGAAGGTAATGATGAGCGTACAAAATTAGGGATAAATTTATCGTATAACTTGTATCGCGGTGGTGCGGATGAATCACAAATACAAAAAAGTTTAAGTAAAATGAACCAAGAGACCGAAATTAAGAGGGATGTCCTTCGTAAACTTGATGAACAAGGCTCTCTTTCATGGTCTGCAAAAGAGAATTTACAACGTCAAATTACTTATCTTAAACGTTATGAAACAACCAGTAAGAAGACATTAGAATTGTATGAAAAAGAGTACGATTTAGGTCGTCGAACCTTGCTTGACCTTACAACAGCGCAAAATGATCATGTCTCATCTCAAACTCAAATTGTGCGTGCAGAACATGATCTTCTGTTAGCTCATTATCGTATTTTAGATGCTATGGGATCAATGGTCTCAACGATACTCGGGACACAGTCCGTTACAAATTTTGAACGAGTCGGGCTAAAGTCGCTTGATAATCGTTTAGATAATGATGACCGTATAGAGAATTTGATCGTTGCCGATCGTAAAATAGAGAAATATAAAAAAGATAAACAACAAAAATAA
- the murF gene encoding UDP-N-acetylmuramoyl-tripeptide--D-alanyl-D-alanine ligase: protein METAQLVAFISNTILVLTLGWYLITNLQWYDYRIERVILRHHKTWWHIVYFVVPFLLYTLIPISAPFVAAVTMVALYFWHHKLDKKLVLTWRVKRFLILLIGLTLFIDLIWTIKSISPHFSVLIPLVLAYILSMGVEKFLFEAYKREAKAKVASMSSLTIICVTGSYGKTSMKNFIAQVLSTKFNVYATPRSVNTLGGIIRDVNESLPSNTQVYVCEAGARQIGDIYAITQLLNPQIVVVGKVGPQHMEYFKTLERIKQTKLEIIHSNRLKRAFIHTSVTDEPHEKVTFFGDGIENLEATLEGSDFDLLLHNETHHFHTSVLGGFQTININAALLIADEMGMSSEEMIRAVEKLKSVEHRLERIDAGGKIILDDGYNGNIDGMLEGIRLCSLHNGRKVIVTPGLVESTAELNSELIEAINGVFDIAIITGQLNAEQFDKELNVPEKIMLADKSLMVQKLGEVTRAGDIILFANDAPNFI from the coding sequence ATGGAGACAGCGCAACTGGTCGCTTTTATTTCCAACACTATTTTGGTGTTGACATTGGGATGGTATCTTATTACCAATCTGCAATGGTACGATTATCGGATTGAGAGGGTGATATTGCGTCACCATAAAACATGGTGGCATATCGTCTATTTTGTCGTTCCGTTTTTGCTTTATACCCTCATTCCGATTAGTGCACCTTTTGTTGCGGCAGTAACCATGGTTGCTCTCTATTTTTGGCATCATAAACTTGATAAAAAACTGGTGTTGACATGGCGGGTAAAACGGTTTTTGATTCTCTTGATCGGGTTGACACTTTTTATCGATTTGATATGGACAATTAAATCGATTAGTCCTCATTTCAGTGTGTTGATTCCATTGGTATTAGCGTATATACTCTCGATGGGGGTAGAGAAATTTTTATTTGAAGCGTATAAACGTGAAGCAAAGGCTAAAGTTGCTTCAATGAGCTCGTTAACGATTATTTGTGTGACGGGGAGCTATGGTAAAACGTCGATGAAAAACTTTATCGCTCAAGTTCTCTCGACGAAGTTCAATGTCTACGCAACCCCGCGCAGTGTCAATACGCTCGGAGGGATTATCCGTGATGTCAATGAATCTCTCCCCTCCAATACCCAAGTGTATGTGTGTGAAGCGGGAGCACGTCAAATCGGTGATATTTACGCGATTACTCAGTTGTTAAATCCACAGATTGTCGTAGTGGGTAAAGTGGGACCACAGCATATGGAGTATTTCAAAACACTGGAGCGTATCAAACAGACCAAACTCGAAATTATCCACTCTAATCGTCTCAAACGTGCTTTTATTCACACATCCGTGACGGATGAGCCGCACGAAAAGGTGACTTTTTTCGGAGATGGTATTGAAAACCTCGAAGCGACGTTAGAGGGGTCTGATTTTGATTTGTTGCTTCATAATGAGACACACCATTTTCATACGTCAGTATTGGGCGGATTTCAAACAATCAATATTAATGCCGCGTTGTTGATTGCTGATGAGATGGGGATGAGCAGTGAGGAGATGATTCGTGCGGTCGAAAAGCTCAAAAGTGTGGAACACCGCTTAGAGCGTATCGATGCGGGGGGTAAAATTATCCTCGATGATGGATATAACGGTAATATTGATGGGATGTTGGAGGGGATACGTCTGTGTTCGCTTCACAACGGGCGTAAAGTAATCGTCACACCAGGGCTTGTTGAGAGTACCGCAGAGCTTAATTCAGAGCTTATCGAGGCGATTAATGGGGTTTTTGATATTGCTATCATCACAGGGCAACTCAATGCAGAGCAGTTTGATAAAGAGTTAAATGTACCCGAAAAGATTATGTTAGCCGATAAATCGTTGATGGTACAAAAATTAGGGGAAGTGACCCGTGCGGGGGATATTATTTTATTCGCAAACGACGCACCGAATTTTATTTGA